In Pseudovibrio brasiliensis, the following are encoded in one genomic region:
- a CDS encoding aspartate/glutamate racemase family protein, whose protein sequence is MTIHSGGQNICGVSIGVLSLESYFPKPPGHIKNPSSLPFTTTYEILHGLTVQKLLADPSPELLEPIISAAKRLEDQGVHAITGSCGFLAIFQKEIAEAVSIPVFVSSLIQVPLAYHMTKAPVGVITASASSLTDKHLEGVGATDVPIVVQGLDEAPEFSSVILRGERTQMDLGKVTGELLAAAESMVERSPEIGAIVLECTDLPPYAHQLQAKVNRPVFDIITLASMVHATSHRMAFPGFI, encoded by the coding sequence ATGACCATTCATAGTGGCGGCCAGAACATCTGCGGCGTTTCAATCGGCGTTCTTTCACTGGAGAGCTATTTTCCGAAGCCTCCAGGACACATCAAGAACCCCTCCAGTCTGCCGTTTACGACGACCTATGAGATCCTCCATGGTTTGACCGTGCAGAAGCTGCTGGCTGATCCCTCTCCAGAACTGCTGGAACCGATCATCAGCGCGGCAAAACGACTGGAGGATCAGGGTGTCCATGCGATCACCGGCTCCTGCGGATTTCTCGCGATCTTTCAAAAGGAGATTGCCGAAGCCGTTTCCATCCCTGTGTTTGTGTCTTCTCTCATTCAGGTGCCGCTGGCTTATCACATGACCAAAGCTCCTGTTGGCGTTATCACGGCCTCCGCTTCTTCTTTAACGGACAAGCATCTGGAAGGTGTTGGTGCCACTGATGTTCCGATTGTGGTGCAAGGGCTGGATGAGGCGCCGGAGTTCTCCTCTGTGATCCTGCGCGGTGAACGCACGCAGATGGATCTGGGCAAAGTGACAGGCGAGCTGTTGGCTGCTGCCGAAAGCATGGTTGAGCGCTCGCCAGAGATTGGTGCGATCGTGTTGGAATGCACTGACTTGCCGCCCTATGCGCATCAACTGCAGGCCAAGGTCAACCGGCCAGTGTTTGACATCATCACCCTTGCGAGCATGGTGCACGCGACTTCCCATCGCATGGCCTTTCCCGGTTTCATCTAG
- a CDS encoding NAD(P)/FAD-dependent oxidoreductase: MTASDVTILGAGLVGICSALSLAEKGFRVHMVDRDAPGQATSAGNAGIISPWSVVPQSMPGIWKKVPGWLLDPQGPVSIKPSYLPRVATWGLRFLYEGRQERIQPISDAMYALNHDCVELYRHHLAGTGHDRLLQDSWYVHAFRDASQVNLSSPDYAMRKAVGAEIEQIGASELRELEPALTHDFEAAVLIKGQARAVSPGKIGEVLAEKLLAMGGTIERAKVLKISPKEDDSWTYVTEQGEHSTPKLVLSMGVWSAELLKPLGIKIPMEAERGYHVSFDNPGVSLSHSVMDMDMKFVASSMEEAIRVAGTAEFAGLDAPINQKRLDALVALASKLLPDLNTAQISTWSGQRPSLPDSLPCIGQIDGFQNLIGAFGHSHYGLMMAPKTGGLVADLVAGLTPNIDMSPFRVTRY, translated from the coding sequence ATGACAGCCTCTGATGTAACTATTCTGGGTGCAGGCCTTGTCGGCATCTGCTCTGCACTGTCGCTGGCTGAAAAAGGCTTTCGCGTGCACATGGTTGACCGGGATGCTCCCGGTCAGGCCACCTCTGCGGGGAATGCGGGTATTATCTCGCCGTGGTCCGTGGTGCCGCAATCCATGCCGGGGATCTGGAAAAAGGTGCCGGGCTGGTTGCTGGACCCACAAGGGCCGGTGAGCATCAAGCCCAGCTATCTGCCACGAGTGGCAACCTGGGGGCTGCGGTTTCTTTATGAAGGGCGGCAAGAGCGCATTCAGCCCATCAGCGATGCCATGTATGCGCTCAATCATGACTGCGTGGAGCTTTACCGGCATCATTTGGCGGGCACTGGCCATGACCGTCTGCTGCAAGACAGCTGGTATGTGCATGCCTTCCGCGATGCTTCTCAGGTCAACCTATCGTCGCCTGATTATGCCATGCGCAAGGCGGTTGGGGCAGAGATAGAGCAGATTGGCGCTTCTGAGCTGCGTGAACTGGAACCAGCCCTCACCCACGACTTTGAGGCTGCGGTTTTGATCAAGGGGCAAGCGCGGGCCGTTTCTCCCGGCAAGATTGGCGAAGTGCTTGCTGAAAAGCTTTTGGCCATGGGCGGAACCATAGAGCGGGCCAAAGTGCTTAAGATCAGCCCCAAAGAAGACGACAGCTGGACCTATGTGACAGAGCAAGGTGAGCACTCCACACCCAAGCTCGTGCTTTCCATGGGAGTTTGGTCTGCGGAGCTTTTAAAGCCTCTCGGGATCAAGATTCCAATGGAAGCAGAACGCGGATATCACGTTTCCTTTGACAATCCAGGCGTTTCTCTGAGCCATTCCGTGATGGATATGGACATGAAGTTCGTCGCCTCATCCATGGAAGAGGCCATTCGGGTTGCGGGAACAGCTGAGTTTGCCGGACTGGACGCGCCGATCAACCAAAAGCGGTTGGATGCCTTGGTTGCCCTTGCGAGCAAGCTGTTGCCAGATCTGAACACAGCACAGATCAGCACATGGTCCGGCCAGCGGCCCAGCCTGCCAGACAGTTTGCCGTGTATCGGGCAGATTGATGGTTTCCAGAACCTTATCGGCGCTTTCGGGCACAGTCATTACGGCCTGATGATGGCCCCGAAAACCGGAGGTCTGGTTGCAGATCTTGTTGCCGGACTTACCCCAAACATTGACATGTCACCTTTTCGCGTGACGCGCTACTGA
- a CDS encoding TRAP transporter permease, whose product MPLQSHLDNKALEELEKKYDSALHTRDNGPFLTKVVYWATIAYALYHFWTAGFGTPVDYVHMGIHLAGLYFFIFLAFPFLKSDSAYANTPGKFLSFGNVPLFDWVIMVLAMMGSLYLWFSWRGFDLFGFNVSEQALRQGNPVGPDIFFGTIIILSVLEIARRTIGIVLPLIILVFIGYALLGPYIPIQILKHPGVDWRQFVNNMYFPFEGIFGVTLWVVSTVVFHFVLFGVVAQRMGLGQFFVDNAMILAGRYTGGPAKVSVVSSAFFGTISGSSIANTVSTGSLTIPNMKKLGYPGHFAGGVEAAASAGGQITPPIMGAASFLMAEYLEVPYTTIVIAAIVPALMHYIGVISIVHFTAKRLGLEAYPKDQIPQFVQVWREGWFTVLPLIGLLVVLFSGYSPNMAAFIGISLCIVVGFCAIDKPLSLAVPLMLLGFIFWKASPYSGEGFSPTMAGVLGALTLLGCLHRNERQSFKDLFDSCHVGVQYALAVGAASAAVGIVVGVINTTGVGFRLGFMVTNGAADMAASLAPLLDWTSLEVFEQSSIQQFLSLVLIAIACILMGAGLPTTALYIMLVAVAQPALAQLGVPALATHMFVLYYGVISEITPPVCASAYAAAGIAGANPFRTGVNAFTLGLGKLMVPMVFVYAPTMLIVLPEYFTLMSFLQVTLTCALGVFAIATAVSGYFIAPLNGIWRVLMAIGGLMLVAPSLGSDMTSLLVIAPVLIQQFASQRSLQEATQ is encoded by the coding sequence ATGCCCCTGCAATCGCACCTTGATAACAAGGCTCTGGAAGAGCTGGAGAAGAAGTACGACTCGGCTCTGCACACCCGTGACAACGGACCTTTCCTGACCAAAGTGGTTTACTGGGCAACCATTGCGTATGCGCTCTATCACTTCTGGACGGCTGGATTTGGCACGCCGGTTGACTATGTTCACATGGGCATCCACCTTGCCGGGCTCTACTTCTTTATCTTCCTCGCTTTTCCGTTTCTCAAATCAGATAGCGCCTATGCCAACACGCCCGGCAAGTTTCTGAGCTTTGGCAATGTGCCGCTGTTTGATTGGGTGATCATGGTTCTGGCCATGATGGGCTCGCTATATCTGTGGTTCAGCTGGCGCGGGTTTGACTTGTTTGGCTTCAATGTGTCCGAGCAAGCGTTGCGACAGGGCAATCCTGTCGGGCCAGATATCTTTTTCGGAACGATCATTATCTTGTCGGTTCTGGAAATCGCACGGCGGACCATTGGCATCGTGTTGCCGCTGATCATTCTGGTGTTCATTGGGTACGCGCTGCTTGGGCCTTACATCCCAATCCAGATCCTGAAACACCCGGGCGTGGATTGGCGCCAGTTCGTCAACAACATGTACTTCCCGTTTGAAGGCATCTTTGGGGTGACGCTCTGGGTGGTCTCCACTGTTGTGTTCCACTTTGTGCTGTTTGGTGTGGTGGCGCAGCGCATGGGGCTTGGGCAGTTCTTTGTCGACAACGCCATGATCCTTGCTGGGCGCTATACCGGCGGGCCCGCAAAAGTTTCCGTTGTTTCCTCCGCCTTCTTTGGCACGATTTCCGGCTCTTCCATCGCCAATACGGTTTCAACCGGCTCTCTCACCATCCCGAACATGAAAAAGCTTGGCTATCCGGGCCACTTTGCGGGTGGTGTGGAAGCGGCAGCCAGCGCGGGCGGGCAGATCACACCTCCTATTATGGGCGCTGCGAGTTTCCTGATGGCGGAGTATCTGGAAGTTCCTTACACCACCATCGTGATTGCTGCGATTGTCCCTGCCCTGATGCACTATATCGGTGTCATTTCCATCGTACACTTCACGGCAAAACGCCTTGGACTGGAAGCCTATCCTAAGGATCAGATCCCACAGTTTGTGCAGGTTTGGCGAGAGGGTTGGTTCACTGTTCTGCCGCTGATCGGTCTTCTGGTGGTGCTGTTCTCAGGCTACTCACCCAACATGGCAGCATTCATCGGCATCTCGCTGTGTATCGTGGTGGGCTTTTGTGCCATCGACAAGCCGCTTTCTCTGGCTGTGCCGTTGATGCTGCTTGGGTTTATCTTCTGGAAGGCCTCGCCATACTCCGGCGAAGGGTTCTCTCCAACCATGGCTGGTGTTTTGGGTGCTCTGACCCTGCTGGGATGTCTGCATCGCAATGAACGGCAAAGCTTCAAGGATCTGTTCGACAGCTGCCATGTGGGTGTTCAGTACGCCCTGGCCGTTGGGGCTGCCTCAGCTGCGGTTGGGATTGTGGTTGGTGTGATCAACACCACCGGCGTTGGGTTCCGTCTGGGCTTCATGGTTACCAATGGAGCAGCTGACATGGCAGCTTCTCTGGCTCCACTGCTGGACTGGACCTCTCTTGAGGTGTTCGAGCAGTCTTCCATTCAGCAGTTCCTGTCGCTGGTGTTGATTGCCATTGCCTGTATCCTGATGGGTGCTGGCCTGCCAACGACAGCGCTTTACATCATGCTGGTTGCTGTGGCGCAACCTGCGCTAGCTCAGCTGGGCGTGCCTGCCCTCGCCACCCATATGTTCGTGCTTTACTACGGCGTTATTTCGGAGATCACACCGCCAGTGTGTGCCTCGGCCTATGCAGCGGCAGGGATTGCGGGCGCTAATCCGTTCCGGACTGGTGTGAATGCGTTCACGCTGGGACTGGGCAAGCTGATGGTGCCGATGGTGTTTGTTTATGCGCCGACCATGCTGATCGTGCTGCCTGAGTACTTCACGCTGATGTCGTTCCTACAGGTGACCCTGACCTGTGCGCTGGGTGTGTTTGCTATTGCCACAGCGGTTTCAGGTTACTTCATTGCTCCGCTCAATGGCATCTGGCGTGTCCTGATGGCGATTGGTGGTCTGATGCTGGTGGCGCCTAGCCTCGGCTCTGACATGACCTCTCTGCTGGTTATCGCGCCTGTGCTGATCCAGCAGTTTGCCAGCCAGCGCAGTTTGCAGGAAGCTACGCAATGA
- a CDS encoding TAXI family TRAP transporter solute-binding subunit, translated as MGFFSKFAGVALACTMMSGAAVAQDIKFFRIGTGGAGGTYFPIGGIIANAISNPPGSRPCDQGGNCGVPNLVAIAQSTNASAHNVNAIQAGQMEAGLTGAATLHFAYHGSGKYEGNAKPDLRVIANLYPEDLHLVLPKGGELASLADLKGKRVGIAQAGSGTQIAVELILADHGVNRDNIDEAELNNAQSAERTADGQLDAYFYAAGTPVAAMIQLDNTKGMDLYSFTDEEVAQANKTVPYYIPSTIPAGTYPGVTHDTNTVAVSGMFVTNANIDEELVYEITKALWSKTARKLLDNGHPKGKVITMKTALDGIDGIGVPLHPGAERFYKEVGLLD; from the coding sequence ATGGGATTTTTCAGTAAGTTCGCAGGTGTGGCACTGGCCTGCACAATGATGAGTGGGGCTGCGGTTGCGCAGGACATCAAGTTTTTCCGCATCGGCACGGGCGGTGCAGGCGGCACCTACTTCCCGATTGGCGGCATCATTGCCAACGCCATTTCCAACCCACCGGGCTCTCGTCCGTGTGATCAGGGCGGCAACTGCGGTGTGCCAAATCTGGTGGCGATTGCTCAGTCCACCAACGCATCCGCGCACAATGTGAATGCGATTCAAGCGGGTCAGATGGAAGCGGGTCTGACGGGCGCAGCAACCCTTCACTTTGCGTATCACGGTAGTGGCAAGTATGAGGGCAATGCCAAGCCGGACCTGCGTGTGATTGCAAACCTTTATCCTGAAGATCTGCACCTTGTGCTTCCAAAAGGTGGTGAACTGGCGAGCCTTGCGGACCTGAAGGGCAAGCGTGTTGGCATTGCGCAGGCAGGTTCTGGCACTCAGATTGCTGTTGAGCTGATCCTTGCAGACCACGGCGTCAATCGTGACAACATTGATGAAGCCGAGCTGAACAACGCGCAAAGTGCAGAACGGACGGCAGATGGTCAGCTAGATGCTTATTTTTATGCAGCGGGTACTCCGGTTGCTGCGATGATCCAGCTGGACAACACCAAAGGCATGGACCTTTATTCCTTTACCGATGAAGAGGTCGCACAGGCCAACAAGACTGTGCCCTACTACATTCCGTCTACCATTCCGGCAGGCACCTATCCGGGCGTGACGCATGACACCAATACGGTGGCGGTGAGCGGCATGTTTGTGACCAATGCCAATATAGATGAGGAGCTGGTCTACGAGATCACCAAGGCTCTTTGGTCCAAGACAGCACGGAAGCTGCTGGATAATGGCCACCCAAAGGGCAAAGTGATCACCATGAAGACCGCTCTGGACGGCATTGATGGCATTGGCGTACCGCTGCATCCGGGCGCTGAGCGCTTCTACAAGGAAGTTGGTCTGCTCGACTAA
- a CDS encoding LysR family transcriptional regulator: MNLQQLAVFREIMKTGSVSHAARNLHRTQPAVSASLKALEEDLDMPLFIREGRRLIPVPEAHYLLSEASGILDRLKTVEQNLGNMRDQVQGSLGIVAMPGPSSYLLPEFISQFTADKPQVKVTLATRSSPQILNLIAAQSFQVGFCDAAVGSEQEKLFHNTTIPCTCVCAVPKSSPLAEKKVIQARDLDGMPMGVLQPSHSTYEATKAAFQAQGARLNIRIDTQYFLPLFHFVEAGQICSIVDVLSAVSYQRSRGDASKIVFLPFEPAVPFGYSIVVPHQRPLSRLANSFVSSWQSWVEETIAQPIK, translated from the coding sequence ATGAATCTGCAGCAATTGGCGGTTTTCCGCGAGATTATGAAAACAGGCTCCGTCAGCCATGCCGCGCGCAATCTTCACCGCACCCAGCCCGCTGTCAGTGCCTCGCTCAAAGCGCTGGAAGAGGATCTGGATATGCCGCTGTTCATCCGTGAAGGGCGGCGACTGATTCCTGTGCCCGAAGCCCATTATCTGCTCTCAGAAGCCTCAGGCATTCTCGACCGTCTTAAAACCGTCGAGCAGAACCTTGGCAATATGCGTGATCAAGTGCAGGGCTCACTGGGTATCGTTGCCATGCCGGGCCCATCCTCCTATCTTCTGCCAGAGTTCATCAGCCAGTTCACTGCGGACAAACCACAGGTGAAAGTCACCCTCGCGACCCGCAGCTCACCGCAGATCCTCAACCTCATCGCCGCCCAAAGCTTTCAGGTCGGCTTCTGTGATGCCGCTGTTGGCTCAGAGCAGGAAAAGCTGTTCCACAACACCACAATCCCGTGCACCTGCGTCTGCGCTGTTCCAAAATCATCTCCGCTGGCAGAGAAAAAAGTCATTCAGGCCAGAGATCTGGATGGCATGCCCATGGGCGTGCTGCAGCCAAGTCACTCCACTTATGAGGCCACAAAGGCTGCGTTTCAGGCGCAAGGCGCGCGCCTCAATATCCGCATCGACACCCAATACTTCCTGCCGCTCTTTCATTTTGTCGAGGCAGGGCAGATCTGCTCCATCGTCGATGTGCTCAGCGCCGTCAGCTACCAGCGCAGCCGGGGAGATGCCTCAAAAATCGTCTTCCTGCCGTTTGAGCCCGCTGTCCCATTCGGATACTCCATCGTGGTGCCGCATCAACGCCCGCTCTCACGCCTTGCCAACTCCTTTGTCAGTTCCTGGCAAAGCTGGGTAGAAGAGACCATTGCCCAGCCCATCAAGTAG
- a CDS encoding cytochrome c oxidase subunit 3 family protein, with amino-acid sequence MDEICQNEEESTERVYRQPVSPWALENLPGDPMMWILIVSEILVFGGALWAFAGNELLNVEIYREARTHLNVPLATFNTIILLTSGLFAAIAVRFGRVKEVAKARLSLLGAGALGVVFMALKIYEYKEKLALGLNVETNTFYTLYYLVTGFHLAHVIFGLIILGIVALWPTEDNLESGTAFWHMVDLIWVIIFPIFYLMGQGV; translated from the coding sequence ATGGACGAGATCTGCCAGAATGAAGAAGAGAGCACGGAGCGGGTCTACCGCCAGCCAGTCTCTCCATGGGCACTAGAAAACCTGCCGGGCGATCCCATGATGTGGATCCTGATCGTCAGCGAAATCCTCGTATTCGGGGGCGCGCTCTGGGCGTTTGCGGGCAATGAACTGCTCAATGTCGAGATCTACCGCGAGGCTCGCACCCACCTGAATGTGCCACTGGCGACCTTCAACACGATCATTCTGCTCACCTCAGGCCTGTTCGCCGCCATTGCTGTTCGCTTTGGTAGGGTCAAAGAAGTAGCAAAGGCACGCCTGTCCTTGCTGGGTGCAGGGGCTTTGGGTGTCGTGTTCATGGCGCTCAAGATCTATGAGTATAAAGAAAAGCTTGCCCTTGGCCTCAATGTTGAGACCAACACATTCTACACGCTCTACTATCTCGTCACGGGGTTCCATCTGGCCCATGTCATCTTCGGCCTGATCATTCTCGGAATCGTTGCCCTGTGGCCCACGGAGGACAATCTGGAATCAGGTACGGCCTTCTGGCACATGGTGGATCTGATCTGGGTGATCATCTTCCCGATCTTCTATCTCATGGGGCAGGGAGTGTAG
- a CDS encoding CoA transferase: MEKRLPLEGVRVVDFGQQIAGPAVAMILADMGATVIHVDPPQGPQWDHPANAILNRNKKCIRLDLKSEDGLQQAFELIANADVVVESFRPGKMKALGVDFAALRAERPELVTLSVPGFASNDELRREWKATEAIVAATSGAFTDMGFNRVLMGLNPSFSPLPLGSSYATTMAASSVVMALLAREKTGRGDTIEVPIAAALMEGLSYNSVVIEGMPERYMTMREHEISHRRDNNIEMDLSYEDLQEYLDPFYRTYECADGRYFYAVCPSHRNHARRCLQALGIYEELLAEGLPEVNDLHLPLKEWDGETSIGVYPLPKKWADIISVKMKKVFLTKTSEEWGVIFGEGQIPGAPHRTTQEWVNSEHTNTSGLIVEVNDPEYGVMKQPGPVVWFEEIADYLLTPKARENVSYDEALAALKAVGNNDNLPAPSAQSADKTGWLKDLRILDLTNVIAGPHSTAFLGRFGAEVVKLDPVTPLYDPLIGTLFTFQTNIGKKSALVDITTGEGREAFERLVKSVDLVVINAPDRQMKPLGLDHDSLQAINPGVLFCRLDCLGGPKPGPKTNYIGYDDIIQANSGIMSRFGGPDTPEEHAHLGTLDVNCGFAAGLGMALALYHKHKTGETSRARTSLSAVTNLAQVKFAFDYEGRAAFDEASGRDALGNHALSHFYKASDGWLFMDAEEHELAKLAGVEGLAGVDEANDTAEFLRVAFAQDTAESWCEKLRAADIAAAQPLGIEHLRDSYTRTADGTVGIDRGSYAFSTYEDHPSGHRVTLIDHYSIRPEEAAIKALPSTEAYGNSTREVLTSVGYSDEQVSDMIERRIAGTGWGKEFLPS, from the coding sequence ATGGAAAAAAGACTTCCCCTTGAAGGTGTCAGAGTTGTCGACTTCGGTCAGCAAATTGCAGGTCCGGCTGTTGCCATGATCCTTGCGGATATGGGCGCAACCGTTATTCACGTTGATCCGCCTCAGGGGCCACAATGGGATCATCCAGCTAATGCGATTTTGAACCGCAATAAGAAATGCATCCGGCTGGACCTGAAGTCTGAGGATGGTTTGCAGCAGGCGTTTGAGCTGATCGCCAACGCTGATGTGGTGGTTGAGAGCTTCCGCCCAGGCAAAATGAAAGCACTTGGCGTTGATTTCGCTGCACTGCGGGCTGAGCGCCCTGAACTGGTAACTCTTTCTGTGCCGGGCTTTGCCAGCAATGACGAACTGCGCCGTGAGTGGAAAGCAACTGAAGCAATTGTTGCAGCCACATCCGGTGCATTCACCGATATGGGCTTCAACCGTGTCCTGATGGGGCTGAACCCTAGCTTCTCCCCGCTCCCGCTCGGTTCTTCCTACGCCACCACCATGGCAGCAAGCTCCGTGGTTATGGCACTGCTTGCTCGCGAGAAGACGGGCCGTGGTGACACCATTGAGGTGCCGATTGCAGCTGCACTGATGGAAGGCCTTTCTTACAACTCTGTTGTGATTGAAGGCATGCCAGAGCGCTATATGACCATGCGCGAGCACGAAATTTCCCATCGCCGCGACAACAACATCGAGATGGACCTGTCCTACGAGGATCTGCAGGAGTATCTCGATCCATTCTACCGCACCTATGAGTGTGCGGATGGCCGTTACTTCTACGCGGTTTGCCCGTCTCACAGAAACCATGCCCGCCGCTGCCTGCAGGCGCTTGGCATCTATGAGGAGCTGTTGGCGGAAGGTCTGCCTGAGGTGAACGATCTGCACCTACCACTCAAAGAGTGGGACGGAGAAACCTCCATTGGCGTATATCCGCTGCCGAAGAAGTGGGCGGATATCATTTCAGTCAAAATGAAGAAGGTGTTCCTGACCAAAACTTCTGAGGAATGGGGCGTGATCTTTGGTGAAGGCCAGATTCCGGGCGCACCTCATCGCACCACGCAGGAATGGGTCAACAGCGAGCACACCAACACCTCTGGGCTGATCGTGGAAGTGAACGATCCGGAATACGGCGTGATGAAACAGCCGGGTCCAGTCGTTTGGTTTGAAGAGATTGCTGACTATCTCCTCACCCCAAAAGCCCGTGAGAACGTGAGCTACGATGAGGCACTTGCTGCGCTGAAAGCTGTTGGCAACAACGATAACTTGCCAGCACCTTCCGCACAGTCTGCCGACAAAACTGGCTGGCTGAAAGACCTGCGTATTCTGGACCTGACCAACGTGATTGCAGGCCCTCACTCCACCGCGTTCCTTGGCCGTTTTGGTGCTGAGGTGGTCAAGCTGGATCCAGTGACACCACTTTATGATCCGCTGATCGGTACGCTCTTCACTTTCCAAACCAACATTGGCAAGAAGAGCGCTCTGGTGGACATCACCACCGGCGAAGGCCGTGAAGCGTTTGAGCGTCTCGTGAAATCCGTGGACCTTGTGGTGATCAATGCGCCTGACCGTCAGATGAAGCCGCTGGGACTGGATCATGACAGCCTGCAGGCGATCAATCCGGGCGTTCTGTTCTGCCGCCTTGACTGTCTGGGTGGTCCTAAGCCGGGTCCGAAGACCAACTACATTGGTTATGATGATATCATTCAGGCGAACAGCGGTATCATGAGCCGTTTTGGCGGTCCGGATACACCAGAAGAGCACGCGCACCTTGGTACGCTGGACGTGAACTGCGGTTTCGCGGCTGGTCTGGGTATGGCGCTGGCGCTCTACCACAAGCACAAGACCGGTGAGACCTCCCGCGCCCGGACGTCTCTGTCTGCTGTGACCAATCTGGCGCAGGTGAAGTTTGCGTTTGATTATGAAGGTCGCGCTGCATTTGACGAAGCCTCTGGCCGTGACGCACTTGGCAACCACGCGCTTTCTCACTTCTATAAAGCCTCTGATGGCTGGCTGTTCATGGATGCTGAAGAGCATGAGCTTGCCAAGCTGGCAGGTGTGGAAGGCCTTGCTGGTGTTGATGAGGCCAACGACACCGCTGAATTCCTTCGCGTTGCCTTTGCGCAGGACACCGCAGAGAGCTGGTGTGAGAAATTGAGAGCTGCGGATATTGCTGCGGCCCAACCACTTGGCATCGAACACTTGCGTGATTCTTACACACGCACTGCCGATGGCACTGTTGGTATTGATCGCGGCAGCTATGCGTTCTCCACTTATGAGGACCATCCAAGCGGACACCGTGTGACGCTGATTGATCACTACTCCATCCGTCCGGAAGAAGCAGCGATCAAGGCATTGCCAAGCACAGAGGCTTACGGCAACTCCACCCGCGAAGTGCTGACCAGCGTTGGTTACAGTGATGAGCAGGTGAGCGACATGATCGAGCGTCGCATTGCAGGCACCGGCTGGGGCAAGGAGTTCCTGCCGAGCTAA
- the gcvA gene encoding transcriptional regulator GcvA, with amino-acid sequence MKKNLPPLNWLRAFEASARHLSFTHASTELNLTQAAISHQIKGLECQLGCVLFKRLPRGLELTDAGAAYLPAVHESVERLKAATEEIFGQGQNNLLTVKINMVFFMRWLAPRMKEFRRLHPKINLRITSNIWLDNKESSGDCDMEVRYGRGKWPSLQCDRLTRDELFPVCSPCYLEENGPLTSPKDLPNHTILHVIGYQEGWGYWLKQTKHSDLELGQSYQFDTLVTALEMAALGEGVALGRTSLVENAIKSGQLVAPLEQRVPTEEAFYLVYSNNSLEHPHAVAFRNWILNEIHEG; translated from the coding sequence ATGAAGAAGAATTTACCCCCGCTCAATTGGCTCAGGGCATTTGAAGCGTCCGCGCGACATTTGAGCTTCACGCATGCCTCAACCGAGCTCAACCTTACGCAGGCTGCGATCAGTCACCAGATCAAGGGACTGGAGTGTCAGCTGGGGTGTGTGTTGTTTAAGCGTCTGCCACGTGGGTTGGAGTTGACAGACGCCGGGGCTGCCTATCTTCCTGCGGTTCATGAGTCCGTTGAGCGCTTGAAGGCGGCAACTGAGGAAATCTTCGGTCAGGGGCAAAACAATCTGCTGACAGTGAAGATCAATATGGTGTTCTTTATGCGCTGGCTTGCGCCGCGTATGAAAGAGTTCCGCCGTTTGCATCCGAAGATCAACCTGCGCATCACCTCCAACATCTGGCTGGACAACAAGGAAAGCTCCGGCGATTGCGATATGGAGGTGCGGTATGGCCGGGGCAAGTGGCCGTCCCTGCAGTGTGATCGGCTGACACGGGATGAACTGTTTCCAGTCTGCAGCCCGTGCTACCTGGAGGAGAACGGGCCTCTTACCTCACCTAAGGATCTGCCAAATCACACGATTTTGCATGTGATTGGTTATCAGGAAGGTTGGGGCTACTGGCTGAAGCAGACCAAGCATAGTGATCTGGAGTTGGGCCAGAGCTATCAGTTTGATACCCTTGTAACTGCATTGGAAATGGCGGCTCTGGGAGAAGGCGTTGCGCTGGGGAGAACCAGCCTTGTGGAAAATGCAATCAAGTCCGGACAGCTGGTTGCGCCGTTGGAGCAAAGGGTTCCGACGGAAGAAGCGTTTTACCTCGTTTACTCCAATAACAGTCTTGAGCACCCCCATGCGGTTGCCTTCAGAAACTGGATTTTGAACGAGATACATGAAGGCTAA